The Fictibacillus arsenicus genome contains a region encoding:
- a CDS encoding DUF1992 domain-containing protein: MTKKPSYEKELQKREILMKDEQTNAWYYEDHISAIVNRARKEGAFDNLEGMGKPLNIDEDLVYNPEKRLHKVMKDNNVLPNWVKLGKEIDVLKEELKSYTVEYNIKKTVESINQKVFQHNLTCPPTAQRMKVNLEDVLKK, translated from the coding sequence ATGACTAAAAAACCGTCATATGAAAAGGAACTGCAGAAGCGCGAAATTCTAATGAAGGACGAGCAGACAAACGCCTGGTATTATGAAGACCATATCTCGGCAATCGTGAACCGTGCGCGAAAAGAAGGGGCTTTTGACAATCTGGAAGGTATGGGCAAACCGCTTAATATTGATGAAGACCTCGTTTACAATCCGGAAAAACGCCTGCACAAAGTAATGAAAGATAATAATGTTTTGCCGAATTGGGTGAAACTTGGCAAAGAGATAGACGTATTAAAAGAAGAGCTAAAATCGTACACGGTAGAATATAACATCAAAAAAACAGTAGAGTCCATTAACCAAAAAGTGTTTCAGCATAACTTGACGTGTCCGCCAACTGCACAGCGGATGAAAGTGAATCTGGAGGACGTTTTGAAGAAGTAA
- a CDS encoding magnesium transporter CorA family protein, whose amino-acid sequence MLKYKKNTNETIRLEHFEVPDRDETIWIFYDSPEEMKKDSILEKVELHHLAASAFTTFSEHPSINVYAKHAVVSTFYLETESLEPIRINLLIGEQYLIVMSERKIPFRGALVKDFKENPEHMQHVSYMLYYFMKDIVNSYLEVVDQLSNEFLELEKRVFVDPLKREIGHKVYRWKSRLHKLRQYVEAEESIIQKMGHDDFEYANEESGFYFKDLLSAFSRVTTAFDSFKENLKGVLDLQMSLKSDHMNRIMKTLTLVSAVFVPLTFIAGLYGMNFEYIPELKWRYGYFYVLTLCFSLAVMIMGYFKKKRWW is encoded by the coding sequence ATGCTGAAATACAAAAAAAACACGAACGAAACTATCCGGCTTGAGCATTTTGAAGTTCCTGATCGCGATGAAACAATTTGGATATTTTATGATTCTCCTGAAGAAATGAAAAAAGACTCTATTCTCGAAAAAGTTGAACTTCATCATCTTGCAGCTTCTGCATTTACCACCTTTTCCGAACATCCTAGTATTAACGTGTATGCAAAACACGCTGTTGTTTCTACCTTTTATTTAGAAACGGAAAGCCTAGAACCGATTAGGATCAACCTTTTAATTGGAGAGCAATATTTGATCGTCATGTCTGAACGAAAGATACCGTTCAGAGGAGCGCTCGTAAAGGACTTTAAAGAAAATCCGGAACATATGCAGCACGTCAGCTATATGCTTTATTATTTCATGAAAGATATCGTGAATTCTTATTTAGAAGTGGTGGATCAGCTTTCAAATGAGTTTTTAGAGCTCGAAAAAAGAGTTTTTGTTGATCCGTTAAAACGTGAGATCGGACATAAAGTTTATCGCTGGAAAAGCCGGCTGCACAAATTAAGACAATACGTGGAAGCAGAAGAGAGTATCATTCAAAAGATGGGACACGATGATTTTGAGTACGCCAATGAGGAATCAGGCTTTTATTTTAAGGATCTGCTCTCTGCTTTCTCAAGAGTGACAACTGCATTTGACAGTTTTAAAGAGAATCTAAAGGGTGTTCTAGATCTACAGATGTCATTAAAATCAGATCACATGAACCGCATTATGAAGACCCTTACCCTTGTGAGTGCAGTCTTTGTACCCCTGACGTTTATCGCAGGTCTATATGGTATGAACTTTGAATATATCCCTGAGCTGAAATGGCGTTACGGCTATTTCTATGTATTAACGCTTTGTTTTTCTTTAGCTGTAATGATTATGGGTTATTTTAAGAAAAAAAGATGGTGGTAA
- a CDS encoding deoxynucleoside kinase has protein sequence MAGMIGTGKSTYAEFLSEQLSSEIFYESVVDNPILPDYYKNPKRWAFPLQIYFLNTRFKTIRQARTSPDNVLDRSLYEDLIFAELNFDSGNMTQLEFDTYKDLLETMMNEIDKTPKSRQDLLIYLDSDLETVLNRIKQRGRSYEQVEENPELLAYYKTLHAKYKDWIKAYDKTPVLMIESDQYNIFDRNDQDKIMTLVKNELQRLESLEQRSAVMHETR, from the coding sequence ATGGCAGGTATGATCGGAACGGGCAAATCAACGTATGCTGAATTTCTGAGCGAGCAGCTAAGCAGCGAGATTTTTTACGAAAGTGTCGTTGATAACCCTATTTTACCCGATTATTACAAAAACCCGAAGCGATGGGCTTTCCCGCTTCAGATTTATTTTCTGAACACACGCTTTAAAACGATTCGCCAAGCAAGAACAAGTCCTGATAACGTCCTGGACCGCAGTCTTTATGAAGATCTGATTTTTGCAGAACTGAACTTTGATTCCGGCAATATGACACAGCTTGAATTTGATACGTATAAGGATCTGCTTGAAACGATGATGAACGAAATTGACAAAACTCCAAAGTCACGTCAGGACTTGCTTATTTATCTGGACAGTGACTTGGAAACCGTTTTGAACCGGATTAAACAAAGAGGCCGTTCTTATGAGCAGGTTGAAGAGAATCCTGAACTTCTAGCTTATTACAAAACGCTTCATGCAAAATATAAAGACTGGATCAAAGCGTATGATAAGACACCCGTATTAATGATTGAAAGTGACCAATACAATATCTTTGACAGGAATGATCAGGATAAAATTATGACACTTGTTAAAAATGAACTTCAGCGTCTCGAGTCCCTTGAACAACGTTCTGCTGTTATGCATGAAACCCGCTAA
- a CDS encoding MDR family MFS transporter gives MNGFFAKWHPAVIVIVTGTLFTRAAFFMTMPFLAIYLYSEKGIEPAMVGLIIGVSALTGTFGGFFGGYLSDRVGRLPVMTAAILTWSAVFAGFAIAEYVWHFFLLNMLNGLCRSWFEPISRALLADVTTKENRLRVFNARYFAINVGAAIGPVAGTHLGTSSSTGAFYITAAAYLVYGLLIIITLKGYSAELKAGEERKFSIKSALTVLSKDRILAFFLIGNTIVMMAQSQMDTTLAQYIGNAPQFENGVKLFAYLVVTNAVTVLILQFPVTNYVKRFQPMNALRFGSIAFSLALLGFGLSTNWIFLVISMVFLTVGEIIVFVMSDVLLDDLAPDHMRGTYFGAMSFRSIGFSAGPWIGGLLLSTFGFEHGFYVFGSLTLISLLSLPFFQYGETIRKNLSAEHSVSTQERSLHT, from the coding sequence ATGAACGGATTTTTTGCAAAATGGCATCCAGCTGTCATCGTTATAGTAACGGGAACTCTTTTTACTAGAGCAGCATTTTTTATGACAATGCCATTTTTAGCGATTTACTTGTACAGCGAAAAAGGAATAGAACCTGCTATGGTAGGATTGATTATCGGTGTGAGTGCACTTACAGGAACATTCGGGGGTTTCTTTGGAGGTTATCTCTCTGACCGAGTTGGAAGGCTTCCTGTTATGACAGCTGCAATTTTAACATGGAGTGCTGTTTTTGCAGGATTTGCGATTGCAGAATATGTCTGGCACTTCTTTCTGCTGAATATGTTAAACGGCCTCTGCCGATCATGGTTTGAGCCGATTTCAAGAGCATTGCTTGCAGACGTTACTACGAAAGAAAATCGTCTTCGCGTTTTCAATGCCCGCTATTTTGCCATCAATGTAGGAGCAGCGATCGGACCTGTTGCTGGGACTCACCTTGGAACAAGTTCTTCAACTGGTGCATTCTATATCACTGCTGCCGCATACCTCGTATACGGGCTATTAATCATCATTACGCTAAAAGGTTATTCAGCAGAACTAAAAGCCGGTGAAGAAAGGAAGTTTTCTATCAAATCTGCACTGACAGTCCTGTCAAAAGATAGAATCTTGGCATTTTTTCTAATAGGAAACACAATAGTGATGATGGCACAGTCACAAATGGATACAACACTTGCGCAATATATAGGGAATGCCCCGCAATTTGAGAATGGTGTGAAGCTGTTTGCGTATCTTGTGGTTACAAATGCCGTAACGGTGTTAATACTACAGTTTCCGGTTACGAACTATGTTAAACGGTTTCAGCCGATGAACGCACTTCGCTTTGGAAGCATTGCCTTTAGTCTTGCGTTACTTGGATTCGGGTTATCAACGAACTGGATCTTCCTTGTAATAAGCATGGTGTTTTTAACTGTAGGAGAAATAATCGTTTTCGTAATGAGTGACGTATTATTAGACGACCTTGCTCCAGACCATATGAGAGGTACATATTTTGGAGCGATGTCATTTCGCTCGATCGGATTCAGCGCAGGACCATGGATTGGCGGTCTCCTTTTAAGTACGTTCGGCTTTGAACATGGATTCTATGTATTTGGGAGTCTGACGCTAATCTCGTTATTGTCACTTCCATTTTTTCAATATGGAGAAACGATTCGAAAGAATTTATCAGCTGAACATTCTGTTTCGACTCAAGAGAGGAGTTTACACACATGA
- a CDS encoding VOC family protein has protein sequence MITGIEHTGIMVTNMEKSLSFYTEILGLNLLDRFDHTSVPVELAFLGLDEKVLVELISGYPGEVTNEGKVHHLAFSVTNIEEKFEILKEKGVQLKDKEITELPNGKYFFFYGPDEESLEFFERK, from the coding sequence ATGATTACAGGTATTGAACATACGGGAATTATGGTAACGAACATGGAAAAATCACTTTCGTTTTATACTGAAATTTTGGGATTAAATCTGCTGGACCGTTTTGATCATACAAGCGTCCCAGTGGAACTTGCTTTTTTAGGATTAGATGAAAAGGTCCTTGTTGAACTGATATCAGGTTATCCGGGAGAAGTAACGAACGAAGGAAAGGTTCACCATCTTGCTTTCTCTGTTACAAACATCGAAGAAAAGTTCGAGATCTTAAAGGAAAAAGGGGTTCAGCTAAAAGACAAAGAAATTACAGAACTGCCAAACGGAAAATACTTTTTCTTTTACGGTCCTGATGAAGAGTCGCTTGAATTCTTTGAAAGAAAATAA
- a CDS encoding toprim domain-containing protein, with translation MTGYIVEGKSDQLRVQSVDPHAHFVILNGISFRHKERRAIEEALIICNEVYVLTDPDEPGDKIAQKIMEAYPEIKRIPIDPKKARNIREQRYKYGVEYCSNQYLKETLPGI, from the coding sequence ATGACCGGATACATTGTTGAAGGCAAAAGTGATCAACTGAGAGTACAAAGTGTCGACCCCCATGCCCATTTCGTTATATTAAATGGCATTTCATTTCGTCATAAAGAAAGAAGAGCGATTGAAGAAGCACTAATAATATGTAACGAGGTGTACGTTTTAACAGACCCTGATGAGCCTGGTGACAAAATCGCCCAAAAGATTATGGAGGCTTATCCAGAAATAAAACGTATTCCCATTGATCCAAAAAAAGCTAGAAATATAAGAGAACAACGTTACAAATACGGAGTCGAATACTGCTCTAATCAATATTTAAAGGAAACACTCCCAGGTATCTAA